Proteins encoded in a region of the Candidatus Omnitrophota bacterium genome:
- a CDS encoding threonylcarbamoyl-AMP synthase, whose amino-acid sequence MRVLKINCRRPALKNIKIAAQSIRKGKLVAFPTETVYGLGADALNAAAVSKIFKAKGRPLNDPLIVHIADKEDIFRLSKDVPGEAAELMKIFWPGPLTLVLKKSGIVPDIVSSGLDTVAVRMPSNPIAFNLIKYALTPVAAPSANLFGRPSPTCAQHVIDDLEGKIDILIDGGKTDIGVESTVIDMTHKPFRVLRPGGISVKELKDALGEIEINSVNDNIICSPGMLKHHYSPQARLLLFERSGEQIKEMRKMALEFKKQGKKVGIMTTSENQKEFRGFKIKAIGSEDDLKTCAFNLFSVLRSFDTEKTDIIIAGGIETTGLGLAVMDRLRRASSKRC is encoded by the coding sequence ATGCGTGTTTTGAAAATAAATTGCAGGCGTCCGGCATTGAAAAATATAAAAATTGCCGCTCAATCAATAAGAAAAGGCAAACTGGTCGCTTTTCCCACGGAAACGGTTTACGGCCTTGGCGCGGACGCTTTGAATGCGGCGGCGGTGTCTAAAATATTCAAAGCCAAAGGCCGGCCTCTTAACGATCCTTTAATTGTTCACATTGCCGATAAGGAAGATATATTCAGATTATCAAAAGATGTTCCCGGAGAAGCGGCGGAATTAATGAAAATATTCTGGCCGGGCCCGCTGACGCTGGTTTTAAAAAAATCCGGTATAGTTCCGGATATAGTGAGCTCCGGTCTGGATACTGTCGCTGTAAGAATGCCCTCCAATCCAATCGCTTTCAATTTGATTAAATATGCGCTCACTCCTGTGGCCGCGCCAAGCGCGAATCTTTTCGGCAGGCCTTCCCCCACCTGCGCTCAGCATGTGATTGATGACCTTGAAGGTAAAATAGATATTCTGATTGACGGGGGGAAAACGGATATCGGAGTGGAATCCACAGTCATTGATATGACGCATAAACCGTTCAGGGTTCTGCGCCCGGGCGGGATTTCGGTGAAAGAATTGAAAGACGCCCTGGGGGAAATAGAAATTAACAGCGTCAACGACAATATTATATGTTCACCGGGAATGCTGAAACATCATTATTCTCCGCAAGCGCGTCTTCTGTTGTTTGAGAGAAGCGGAGAACAGATCAAAGAAATGAGAAAAATGGCTCTGGAATTCAAAAAACAGGGGAAGAAGGTCGGAATTATGACGACTTCGGAAAATCAAAAAGAATTCAGGGGATTTAAGATAAAAGCAATAGGCTCAGAAGATGATTTAAAAACCTGCGCGTTTAACCTTTTTTCTGTTTTAAGAAGTTTTGATACTGAAAAAACGGATATCATTATCGCGGGAGGAATTGAAACGACGGGGCTTGGCTTAGCTGTTATGGATCGTCTGCGAAGAGCCTCAAGCAAAAGATGCTAA
- a CDS encoding DUF2784 domain-containing protein, with the protein MIFKISADLIVLMHFFWISFMLAGFVLTLCGFFWKRYFDLWLVRTVHLLGITYVGLLAVLGKYCPLTILENSLRTRHNPELAYTGSFIIHRIEKLVYPAVDPLIILIPTALIAVFAIAMFIIKLPVKIREMI; encoded by the coding sequence ATGATATTTAAAATATCAGCCGATTTAATCGTGCTTATGCATTTTTTCTGGATATCATTTATGCTGGCAGGCTTCGTACTTACCTTGTGCGGTTTTTTTTGGAAGAGATATTTTGATCTCTGGCTGGTAAGAACCGTTCATCTTTTAGGTATAACTTATGTCGGTCTTCTGGCGGTCCTGGGAAAATATTGTCCTTTAACAATACTGGAAAACAGTTTGAGGACAAGGCACAATCCGGAACTTGCGTATACGGGTTCATTTATAATCCATCGTATAGAGAAATTAGTTTATCCGGCTGTTGACCCGTTAATAATTCTGATACCCACGGCGCTTATTGCTGTTTTCGCCATAGCGATGTTTATAATTAAATTGCCTGTAAAAATACGGGAGATGATTTAA